The Neodiprion lecontei isolate iyNeoLeco1 chromosome 2, iyNeoLeco1.1, whole genome shotgun sequence genome segment TGAGACTTTCGGGATGACAAGTTTTTTCCGAATTAATTGGCTACTGCCGATTATATTGGCCTGCACTGGCTTATCTGCGACTGAACTGGACGTTATTTACGAATGGAAATACGTTGACTATGTATGGCAAAGTACGGATCAAAAACAAGATGCCATCGAACAGGGTGTTTACAACCACTCGAGAATCTTGATGTTTGACCAACAGCCACTGCCAGGTACACCTCTCGTAATGATTAACTGTCGTTCGTGGTAAATCGTTACTGACTGCTTCGATGCCGCAGCTCTACTCATCGTCGTCGATTTACAATAGGAATATGGCAAATTTGAACATGAATTGGGTGGTCATGGCACAACCGACcgcactaaaaatgataaaatttttgaatttctttgtCCATATCTTATAATATTCTGTTGGTAAGAAATCAGTTCGGACCTATCACAGAGTCTAATTGACTTGTGTCTACATGCTTAGATGGCCGACGAATGGTAACAACTCCGAAATTCTACAATAACCCGGCGACTCTATCGACGATTTCGGACGCAACCGGCGACGGTGGTCCATTGCTGGCTCCGTACCCAGATTGGAGCTGGCACAATAAGTCATCGGGAGACTGTTCGGGGATCACGAGCGTCAACAGAGCAGTTGCAAGTATATTGAAAGGTGGCTGGTAAGAATATTCGGTACACATCTTTACACGTGATATTTAATTTGTCACAGATCGACGACTGCGGCAGAATTTGGATAGTGGACTCTGGTACAATCGGCAACGAACTGATATGCCCGGCCAAGATTCTCGCCTTCAGCTCGACGACCGACGAGCTGCTGGAGAGCTTTGAATTCTCGAGCGATTTACTGCGCGGTCCCTGGAACAACGACACGGGAATACTCGAAATACAAGTCGTAGAATGCTCTGCTAACGCTTGCGACGATTACTGGGTTAGTCGACTACAGTTTCAATTACGATTCGTTCCGTTCTAGACATCGTTTACAGCATCTGGAATTATGGTGAAACGGCGTTGGTCTTGGACTGAATATAATGACATATTATTCGTATTCCACTTTGGCTAAATTGATGATTTATATAGTGGAAAATCAACGGTTATTGTACACTTACAGGTATACATTGGCGATGTATCGAGCTACGGCATGGTGATTTTCAACGGAGAGAAGGCGTGGCGATTAAACGATGAGATTTTCCTCCCGTCCGAAGCTGGCTCGCAATTTAGCATTGCTGGAGAAAATTTCACCATGGGCATTGGACCTTCTGGCTTTTTGTTAACTCTCGATGGATTTCTGAAGgagaaatatttgatgtttaaGGCCTTATCTTCCTTTAAGACGTACGCGGCTTCTTTGGAAGACATGCATAATACCCAGTACTCGGGAAGTAACGTCACATACTACGTTAGCAATTGGACAGCATCGAGTCATGAAGTTGGAAAGGTTTTTACAAAATACGGAGGTATCGTCATCACTGGATTCACTGATGAAACGGAATTGGTGTGTTGGAATCTACAGAATCCTCTGGATAACGGCTACGTCGTACGTACAATGCCGCATTTCTCCGATAAAATTTGTCCGCACAATTTAATTagttgtttcaaaaatttcctatGATTTCGAACTTTTAACGCGATTACACGCCGTGGTTTAGAATAAGTTTCAGATCTGCAGCTCTGATGTATGGTTGCGAATGATTTCAGGGTGTTCTGGAGCAGAGTGAAACTACCTTGCAGTATATTTCCAGCGTCAAGCCCATAATAGAAGACGGTAGTGACATCGAGACAGTCTGGGTATTGACGAATAGATTCCAGAAGTACGTATTGGGCACGATGAATTTCGACGAGATAAACTTCAGAATGATAACGGCCGACGTCGCTGCCCTTGTCAAAGACACTGTATGCGAACCGGAGGATCACGAAGTTTTGGATAGTATACttgatataaattttctttacctGAAAACTGTATCCGTATAAACTGTCACCGACCGTATTAGCGTGGCGCGTAGCGTGCGAAACTAAATTCTTGGTAAGGAATATTTCGCATTCTTAGACTACTTCGGTAGCTACACAAACTCGGGTATAATCGTTTTTCAGTCGTATTAAAATGTCACAAAATAAAGCTTTTCAACAATCATACTTCATTATTGCACAAGATTGTTTACGtctaaaatacaaaaaagaatttacTTCATAGAATCGAATTTTCCAAGATATTACGGACGAACACGTTGGATTTGCGAGGGTTTATCGTTTGGGGTCGCATAGAAACATCGCTAccgagtggattaatatttttatgaactTCACGGCTTCATATAAGTCTTGGATCAATAAAATACCGATCGCAGTACATCTTGCAACAAGGGAATAATTgacttttattcctgtgttacatAAAAAAGTTTGTTCTCGACTTATTATCAACTCTGGACACATTGTTGACTTGAAAAACGGGACTCACTCGGTATA includes the following:
- the LOC124292864 gene encoding major royal jelly protein 1-like; this translates as MTSFFRINWLLPIILACTGLSATELDVIYEWKYVDYVWQSTDQKQDAIEQGVYNHSRILMFDQQPLPDGRRMVTTPKFYNNPATLSTISDATGDGGPLLAPYPDWSWHNKSSGDCSGITSVNRAVIDDCGRIWIVDSGTIGNELICPAKILAFSSTTDELLESFEFSSDLLRGPWNNDTGILEIQVVECSANACDDYWVYIGDVSSYGMVIFNGEKAWRLNDEIFLPSEAGSQFSIAGENFTMGIGPSGFLLTLDGFLKEKYLMFKALSSFKTYAASLEDMHNTQYSGSNVTYYVSNWTASSHEVGKVFTKYGGIVITGFTDETELVCWNLQNPLDNGYVGVLEQSETTLQYISSVKPIIEDGSDIETVWVLTNRFQKYVLGTMNFDEINFRMITADVAALVKDTVCEPEDHEVLDSILDINFLYLKTVSV